The proteins below are encoded in one region of Podarcis raffonei isolate rPodRaf1 chromosome 8, rPodRaf1.pri, whole genome shotgun sequence:
- the CEACAM19 gene encoding carcinoembryonic antigen-related cell adhesion molecule 19 isoform X2 — MQGLSSRVPFPGEFLLAACLVGLWAPLSQATIGSVSVVSIPETPAEGQNVTFAVVNVTGTIRQIDWYRGVATDGSTRLFSYFPGNSNPQRNGVQHTGREFGFPNGSLLITRVRPNDSKVYTVMLLMRPKGSLKGSIELHLARSTTTPPPPTTPTTEPPPAKELTKPPLMLGWIVAGVVVGILLAGAVGAVLVYRFVLQKADPGTGMPARLDPRGKKPPAPKHGDKEPIYETMDSPVESPRVEGKAPPPMSGPLPKCKPVITLCSLQAGPTTGTTKGSIA, encoded by the exons ATGCAGGGTTTGAGCAGCCGGGTCCCCTTTCCTGGGGAATTCCTGCTAGCAG CCTGCCTCGTGGGCTTGTGGGCTCCCCTGAGCCAAGCTACCATTGGCAGCGTCTCAGTCGTGTCCATCCCGGAGACGCCCGCCGAGGGTCAGAACGTCACCTTTGCCGTGGTCAACGTGACAGGCACCATCCGCCAGATCGACTGGTACCGAGGCGTGGCGACGGACGGCTCGACCCGCCTCTTCAGTTACTTCCCTGGGAACAGCAACCCACAACGGAACGGGGTGCAACATACGGGGAGGGAATTCGGCTTCCCCAACGGGTCCCTCCTCATCACCAGGGTCAGGCCCAATGACAGCAAGGTCTACACCGTGATGCTTCTCATGCGTCCCAAAGGCTCTCTCAAAGGGTCCATCGAGCTACATCTGGCAC GCTCAActaccacccccccacccccaacgaCTCCCACCACAGAGCCGCCTCCTGCGAAGGAGCTCACCAAACCTCCTTTGATGCTGGGCTGGATTGTCGCTGGAGTCGTGGTTGGCATCCTGCTAGCGGGAGCTGTCGGAGCTGTCCTGGTCTACCGCTTCGTCTTACAGAAGGCGGACCCAGGCACGGG GATGCCCGCAAGACTGGATCCAAGAGGGAAAAAGCCACCAGCACCCAAACATG GTGACAAAGAGCCCATCTATGAAACGATGGATTCGCCTGTGGAATCGCCCAGAGTAGAAGGGAAGGCGCCTCCGCCAATGTCTGGACCTCTCCCC AAATGTAAGCCTGTCATCACGCTTTGCAGTTTGCAAGCCGGCCCGACCACTGGGACTACAAAGGGAAGCATCGCCTGA
- the CEACAM19 gene encoding carcinoembryonic antigen-related cell adhesion molecule 19 isoform X1, which produces MQGLSSRVPFPGEFLLAACLVGLWAPLSQATIGSVSVVSIPETPAEGQNVTFAVVNVTGTIRQIDWYRGVATDGSTRLFSYFPGNSNPQRNGVQHTGREFGFPNGSLLITRVRPNDSKVYTVMLLMRPKGSLKGSIELHLARSTTTPPPPTTPTTEPPPAKELTKPPLMLGWIVAGVVVGILLAGAVGAVLVYRFVLQKADPGTGMPARLDPRGKKPPAPKHGDKEPIYETMDSPVESPRVEGKAPPPMSGPLPPLPGPCPGLDTNYMELLRRAESIYAEIKR; this is translated from the exons ATGCAGGGTTTGAGCAGCCGGGTCCCCTTTCCTGGGGAATTCCTGCTAGCAG CCTGCCTCGTGGGCTTGTGGGCTCCCCTGAGCCAAGCTACCATTGGCAGCGTCTCAGTCGTGTCCATCCCGGAGACGCCCGCCGAGGGTCAGAACGTCACCTTTGCCGTGGTCAACGTGACAGGCACCATCCGCCAGATCGACTGGTACCGAGGCGTGGCGACGGACGGCTCGACCCGCCTCTTCAGTTACTTCCCTGGGAACAGCAACCCACAACGGAACGGGGTGCAACATACGGGGAGGGAATTCGGCTTCCCCAACGGGTCCCTCCTCATCACCAGGGTCAGGCCCAATGACAGCAAGGTCTACACCGTGATGCTTCTCATGCGTCCCAAAGGCTCTCTCAAAGGGTCCATCGAGCTACATCTGGCAC GCTCAActaccacccccccacccccaacgaCTCCCACCACAGAGCCGCCTCCTGCGAAGGAGCTCACCAAACCTCCTTTGATGCTGGGCTGGATTGTCGCTGGAGTCGTGGTTGGCATCCTGCTAGCGGGAGCTGTCGGAGCTGTCCTGGTCTACCGCTTCGTCTTACAGAAGGCGGACCCAGGCACGGG GATGCCCGCAAGACTGGATCCAAGAGGGAAAAAGCCACCAGCACCCAAACATG GTGACAAAGAGCCCATCTATGAAACGATGGATTCGCCTGTGGAATCGCCCAGAGTAGAAGGGAAGGCGCCTCCGCCAATGTCTGGACCTCTCCCC CCTCTGCCGGGTCCTTGCCCCGGACTGGACACAAACTAcatg GAGTTGCTTCGCAGAGCAGAATCCATTTACGCCGAGATCAAGAGGTGA